GGGGAGGACCCCAGAGGCGCCCTGTCCCCCAGGCAGACAGCGGAGGCAACGTCCGAGAATCTTTTTATAAAACACAGGGCGGGGGCTCGCGAAGGCAGCTCGGGCGTGGCGGGCGGCGCGGCTCACACGAAGATCTGGATGCGGTCGCGGATGGGCTGGCGGCAGATCGGGCAGGCGCTGAGCGCGGAGCCGCAGGGGGCGCATGCGCCGTGGCCGCACTGGAACACGAGGCGGATGTGGCTGTCGATGCAGATGGGGCAGGTGATACGTTCCTCCATCTGCCGGTAGCGGCTCTGCAGCTCCTCCACCAGCTGGCGCggcgggccgggggcgggggcggcgcTCGCCACCTCAGAGCCGTCTGCGGGGTGAGGGACGGGTGTGAGCTGGGAGGCCgggtgggggaatgggggagCGGGGAGCTGCAGGCGGGCCacggggggcgggggtgggggggggggtgtcaCCTGGGAGGGGTTGTGACTTGGAAGGGGAGTTGGAGTGGGTGTGActtggaggcagagctggggcccGGCTGCGGGCAGGATGTGAACCGTGGAGATCAGGCGTAAGGTGGTGTGGGGACTGGAGTCAGGGCCGCACGTGGGGTGGGGTGTGACCGGGAGGCGGTGCTCTGGGTGGGCTGGGATCTGGGCTGGGGCTATGGAGGGAGTGTGACCTGGGAGGGGCCGTGAAATCCAGCGGGACTAGGGTGTGACCTGGGGAGGAGGGTGTTACCTTGCGTTGGGGTTATGGGTAGGGTGTGGTCTGCAGCAGGCCGTGACCTCTGGCGGGGCTGGGGCCAGGGTGTGAGCCTTGGGAGTGCGGGGCGTGACCTGGGGAAGGGCCATGGGCGGAAgtgtgggaggggcaggggtgggggacgGGGACCGTGGGCCACCAGCTGAGCAGGAGGCGTGTCGGGGGCGCCGAGCCTCACCCACCTGCGCGTAGCTTCTTGCTGACGGCCACCTGGCACCTGATGCACTTCTTCATCCTGCGCGCGCACTCTGCAGAGAGGAGCGCGGTTGGCTGGGGCCGGACTACCCGGGCGCACCCCCGGGGCCCCCCCACTCACCCTCGCGCACTCTGCGAAGAAGAGCGCCCGGTCGGCTGGGGCCGGACTACCGGGTCTTCCCCCGCCGGGGCCCCCCACTCACCCTCGCACACGGTGCGGTGCTGGCACGGCGAGAACAGCACCAGCAACGCCAGCTCGGAGCACACCAGGCACTCAGCGGCCTCGGGCCCCGGCGCGGCGCCCACGTGCAGGTTCGTCACGGTGTTGGGGGTCCCCAGCGCGTGCCTGAGGCCTGGGGCCGCGCCCCCGCCCGCCTGACGCTCCCTGCAGGGGGAGGAAGCGGCTTGAGAGGGGCCCGGAGGCCGCAAGACCCCCTCCCCGCCGCCCGCGGGCTCACCGGAAGCGCTGGGCGCAGCCCTGAAGGGCCTTGAGCACGCGGCCCTCGGCGGCCAGGTCCAGCGGGCTCCGGCCGCGGTGGTTGGTGTAGCTCACGTCGGCGCCCTCCAGCGCCAGGAAGCAGGCGACCGCCGCGCCCACCGTCAGCTCCGCGCTGCCGGGGAGGCCCGAGGCCTGTAGCTGGGCGGCAGGACAGACGCCGGTGAGGGCGGGCGCCGGGGCAGGCCCGAAGGAGGCGTCTCCTGGCACCCGGCAGCCCCAGCAGCCGGCACCCCAGGTCTAAAACAGAAGGCAGGGGCACCTCTTCCGGAACCCAGGTGGGACAGGCAGGAGGGGCACCCTGCTGGGTGAACTCTGAGACCCTAAGccccacctctccccaccccatgggCACCACCCCTCTCCCAGGCTGCCTAGGGGTGCAGGCTGAAGGATCACATAGAACTTGGTTCCGTCTGCTCCACCCCCAGAACGCCTGGCTCCCTGGGCCAACACTGGACACTTCCTCACCCTGGACATCAGCTGCAAGGGCCCTGGGTCCCCCCCGGCCCCATCAGCCACCAGGGGCAGCATCTGATGACGCTGCAGCGCCACGTGCAGGGCTGTGTCCCCCTCCTCGTCCTCCGCGTTGACACTGCACCCAGCGTCCACCAGCAGTGGCACCAGCCCCACATGGGCCTGCTGCACGGCTAGATGCAGCGGGGACTGCAGCTTCCGGTTGCGCACATTCACGTCACAGCGGCCCTGGGGAGGGGTGGGCACGGGCTCAGACCAGGGACCCCAGTGGGCCTCCTGCTCCCTGGTCCTTGGGCAGGCCTGGGCCGCGCCCTCACCTCGCGGATGAGGATCTGGGCCACCTCACGGTGGTTGTTGAGGGCGGCCAGGTGGAGTGCCGTGAAGCCGTCCTCCTTCTTGGCGTCCACCAGCTGCCGTGCCCGAGCCAGAATCTTTCTCACAGCTCTGTGGGAGTAGGGAGGTTGGTCTGGGACCTGAGACTGtccctgggcagcacagcaagaggCTGGCTGCAGCTGTGTGCCCATTCCACACTCACAGCGCGTGGCCTTTGAGGGAGGCATGGTGCAGCAAGGTGAAACCCTGGCTGTTGGTGGCGGTGACATCGATGTTTGGCACCTCCGTGAGGACCTCGACGATGCCACTGGCGCCAGTGCCCGCCGAGATGGCGGAGTGCAGGGGCGTGTCCGAGTGGGCATCCTGCTGGGGCAGAGTCAGTGATCACTTGGGGGTGACTTCTGTTTGGGTCAAGAGCCAGGGCATCCAGGGAGCAGCACTCATGGGCAGGGGGTACCCAGGGAGCAGCGCTCACGGGCAGGCGGCACCCAGGCCAGGTGGAAGCAGAACTCACAGGCAGGTTGACGTCACAGCCATGCTCACACAGGGCCCGCACCACCTCCAGGAAGCCCCTCTGCACGGCCACATGCAGCGCTGTGCTCTGGGTGCTGTTGATGGCATCTGCCCGGCACCCAGCATTCAGGAGCACCCTGGCAACCTCAGGCTGGTTCCTGACGGGAGAGGACATGGGAGAGGGAGGGCACCGTGCCCACTGGCTGGACACACAGGCTCAGCCCTGCCAGACCCCTCCCGGGCCCCTCCCAGACCTCACCCCAGGGCCGCGTAGTGCAGCGCTGTGTTTCCCTCATCGTCCGGCAGGTCCATGCCCGCCCTGGCTTGTAGCAGCAGCCGCACCAACTCCACCTGACCCAGGTAGGCAGCCACTTGCAGAGCGGTCCTGCCTTGGTTCTTGGTGTCCACCTGCCAGGAGAGCCAGCAGGTGAGTCCCTGGCCTTCTGCCCCTCACCCTCAGACTGGCCTGTGTGGGAGGACGGGGGCAGGAGCTCGCCTGCTCTGGATGCCTCCGCAGCAGGTCCAGAGCCCGGGCCGCGTTACCCAGCGCCACCTCCACCACCAGCCTTCCCGGGTGCTCCGGGTCACTCTTCTGGGCCCGAAGCTTGTCCAGGGCCACGCTCAGAGAGCCTGGGGGCAGGGCTGAGGTTAGCAGTGGCCAGGGGCAGCCCCACCGCCCACGGCCGCCTGAGCTGTGCCGCACTTTTGTTCTCCCGGGCGCGCTCAGCCATGTCCAGGTTGGCATCCTCCTCGGGCCGGTAGGCCACCAGGCAGGAGGGGCTGAAGGTCCACCGCTGACCAGCGACTGCTACACGCAGGTTCCCGTCTCCAAACACTTTCACCACTTTCCCGACGCGGCCCAGGGCCTGTGGGGAGGGGAGCGGGTCACAGCAGGCTGCAGGTGTAGGGGGCAGCAGCCCTAGCGGCGGGGGCGGCAAGGGGACTCACAGGGGCCATGTCGTCCGTCCACtcgccatgcccagcctgcagccGCTTCACCGTGTCAAGGTCGCCGATGACCCGGACCACGTCGCCCACCCAGAAGGAGTGGTGCTGAGCGACAGAGAGGGGCGTGAGGGGCCCCCCAGCTGTGTGTGGCTGCCCAGGCTCATGGAGCACAGGAGGGCAACCCGCTGAGCTCCACGAGACAGGCAGGCCTGACTCGGTCCCCCCGGCCCCAACCGCAAGCACTGCCAGAGGCTCTGGCTGGCCGAGAGCCCCAGGTGTCCAAGGCAGCCCTGGGTGTCCCCAGCCCCAGAGCCATGGGAGGAGTGTCCAGGCAGATAGAAGCCAGCTCTGGGCATGTGTGAAGCCGAGGTGGCCGGCCGTGGGGAGCTGTACGCTGACCAGCAGCAGGCAGCATGGCCGGGGCCCCATGAGCCAGTGTGGGGGTGGGGCCCCAGGACATTGGGGTGCAGGGCGGGCCCACTCTGCCCCACCTGAGCCCTCATATGCAGGGAACTCACTCTACAAGCCCATCTCATGACTCCCCTTGGCGCTTCCTCAAAGATGCCTGGTATCCAGGACCCCAGATCCAGATTTGAGCTCTGACGCTTTGCCCTGGACCTGCCCCTCCCGGGGCCATCCAagctgccactgccaccacctccagccccttccctgcCATCCTGCTTCCCAGGCAGCCCTCACGACCTCCCATACCACTAGGGTGGTGGGGACTGCCACCCTAGGCCAAACGTGCACCTCCCGGTCCTAACCAGCCACCCCCATCGGCCCCCATACAGCACTAACCAGGAGCATCTTAGCCCAGCTGCCTCCCTCCAGCCCACGAAGCTGTCCTGCCTTCCTGGTGTCCTGGAACCGAGGGAGGCCCCAGCCTGCCCATACCAGCCACGCCAGCTCCCAGAGACATACCCTNNNNNNNNNNNNNNNNNNNNNNNNNNNNNNNNNNNNNNNNNNNNNNNNNNNNNNNNNNNNNNNNNNNNNNNNNNNNNNNNNNNNNNNNNNNNNNNNNNNNAGTCCTGCCTGACCCCCCGAGGCCAAGTGGATACATGGAAGGGGTTACAGAAGCAAACAGACGGGGTGCAGCCCAGCCCCCCAGGCACCTTGGTGAGCGCCCCGGGGTGGAAGGTCCAGCGCGTCTCGTGGTTGAACTGCACGCGCACGTCCCCGCGGTCCGTGATGCGATGCACGGTGCCCGTCTGTCCGATAAACTGTGGCGGGTCATGGAGCTGTGGCTGGGTCGGGCTGGACGCTTGgggaggaaggggctgggggTCCGCAGGGCTGGGAGGGCAGGACACACAGGGCTCCACGGTGGGGTGGCTCACCTCCGCCATCCTGGGGTTCCAGCCGCCGTGGCCTTCCTGCATCTCCCGCAGGACGTCAGTGTCCAGCAGACATTTGACCTTGTCCCCGTGCTGGAAGGGCTGACCGTCAGCACTCACCCTGCGCTGCAGCTCGGCCGGCTTGCCTGGGGGAGGGTGGCAGGCCTCAGGCAGCAGTCCCTCCCCTCTGGGACTTCAGCCAGGGCAGGAGGGCTGATGGGGTCAGTGGGACAGCCTCATACCAAGCCTTGGGAGGTGGTCCTTGTAGTAGAAGCCGCCCGCTGCCTCGCCCACACACTTGAGGTCCACCTTGCCCTTGTGGCCCACACGGTACACGTTCGTGGTACCATCAGCCCATGTCACGCTGGCCACACTCCGGCCTGTCTCCACATCCCAGCCACGGATGTCCACCACACGGCCCGGTTTCCCTTCCCCTCCTAGGGAAAGAGTCCCCACCAGCAGGCTAAGGCTGTGCCTTGAGGCTGAGCCATGAGCCAGCCACAGCCGGGCCCTGCCCTCTGCCCCTCTGCCTCCACTCACCATCCTGTGAGCCCCACTCCCAGTCGGGGCCTCGCACCACCTTCGCTCCCTGGAAGATGCCCCTTAGTGGGATCCTCAGGAGGCCCTGGCGGGGACTCAGCGTGACACTGCAAGAGGGTTCACAAATAAAGCTCTCGGAGGAAAACTGCCATCTCTTCCCGTCCTGAGCCACTCGGGAGAGCCTGGGAATGGCCGGCCCAGCAGGTCAGCACCCTCCACACACTGTGAGGAAATGCCCCTGGGCTCGGGCCTGGAGCGAACCTGTGGACCACGTTCCTCCAGGGACTTCCCTGATGCCAGGCTGGGAAGGCACCCGGGCCCACCCTTAGCAAGACCTCTGGGTGCGGTCGCTTTATGCCTGCTGCCTCCCAGTGAGCTGGGGCACAGCCAGGCCCAGAGGTGGGCTCAGCATGTGGTAAGGGAGGAATGAGGAAAGCAGGCCTGGCCAGCAGCACTCCCCAGTCGACCACACCTCCCTCCACATGCAGGGAGGCCCAGAGACAAGGGTGACAATGCAGGGGACGGGGTGGCATCTCTGGCTGCCTTTGCCCCAAGCAGGCTAGATTCTCCCCCCGCTGATGCCCTCAGACCAGAGCGCAGCAGCCCCCAAGGCAGCCCAGGGGCTGGCTCCAGGTATGGACAGTCCTCCCGGAGGTCTCATGCCTCCCTGGGAGATGCTGGCTGCCTGATGGCCACTGCTGCCTGTAGAGCCACCCAGAGGCCACCCTCTGTGCCCCGCCCACGGCAACACTGCTTAAGGCCATTGCTCTGGAGAGACTTGCTCCATCTCCCTGGGAGTGGTTAGGAGCCCTCCCCGAAGGCCGAGGCCCCCATGGCAAGGCCTGGGGGTCCGCCGCACAGGAGCTGGTGCGGCCCGGGACTCACGGGCGTGAGTGGGCCGTCTCGTAGCGGTCGAAGGCGTGGGCAAGCTCGTGCTTGTTGTGCATGTAGCACTGCGTGCAGAGGTCGTAGTCCAGGCACACGCGGCACTTCCAGCGCATCCCCCGCAGCCCGTGCTTCTTGCAGCAGTCACAGATGATGTTGGGGGGCCGGGcgcctggggggggggggggggggtcagggGGGCGTTCCCGCCCCCGGGTCCTGCCCGTCCCGCCTGCCCTTGGCGCACCGATCTGGGCGTTGTCGTAGAGCAGCAGGTCGTGCGCGCCCTGGTAGCCGGCGCGGTAGTTGGTGCGTGTGCCCTGGTCCCACTGCACGACCACCGTGCGGTCGGGTGTCGAGGGGCTGCCGTGGCGGCCAAGCTCCACCACTGTGCCCACGCCGCCCTCTCCGCCGTCCTGCTGGCCCCACTTCCAGTCCACGCCGCGCACCACCCGCATGCCCACCTGCACGCCCGCCTGGGGGTCTGGGTCCATGTTGGGCGGGGCTGCTCAGGACCTGTGGGCAGAGGGTATTCTCAGGCCACCACAGGACACTCCCGGTCAGAGCAGGCTCCACGGGAGAGCAGAGGAGAGGCCCAAAGGGGCAGGTGGGCTGGTTCAAGTCCTAGGGCCCGAGGAGGCAGCAAGGAGGCCCATAGTCTGGCACCAGCGAGGCTGGTGGGGAAGGTGGGTGCCATGCCGGCCTGACGCGGACCGGCAGGGTGGTCTGGGTCCAGGGGGCTTCGTGAAAGGTTCACAAATAAAATTCTAGGAAGAAAACTGCCATCTCCTCCCACAGCAATTAATGAGCTGGACACTGGACTTCACTAAGGAAGGAGCTGCCGTCCCGAGACGCTCACATGGTTGGACGGGCGGCGGCGTGTGAGCAGACACCGTGACGTGCGTCCCTCAGAGGACtcatgtccacacacacacagggcagGGAACTCCTGCGATCCACACGAAAACGTCAGACAACGCAACAGAAAAATGGCGAACGCGACGCAGGCGCCATACAAGACCAGCAGGCATCGGCCAGCGAGGACCAGGAGGCATCTCTGTCCCCAGACACGGCTCCTGGGGGGTGCCAGCTTTGGACCCTGCACATCAGGGACAGTGCAGCGAGGCCAGACAGCACCACGGAGCCTTCTCTGGAAAAGTGGCCCTGGCCACGCCACGCACTCACAACAGAGGCCAGACACTTGAGCACAGGCAGGTCCCTGGGTCCTCCGTGGCCACGGGGTCCCGAAGCGGGGTTGAGTCTCAACCAAGCAGGGACCCACTCACCACAAAGAGCACAGGCCAGAGGTCACCAGCAGATGGAGGGAAGTAGCCAAGTGCAAACGCCATGCCAGGCGGCTCCGTTTACACAGAGGTGCAAATTCCAGGCTGCTGGAAGCAGGGATGGAGCCAGCCACAGGGCCCGAGGCCCAGGACTGCTAATCCCGAATCGGTGCTGACCCCCGAGAGCTCACTCTGCAGACATGAGTCACCGTGGGCTGCCCTCTCCACCATGCTGGGCTTCAGCACAGTCTTGTTAACAAGAAGAATGGATGTGAACGTTAAGAGGGCAAATCAGAAGGTAGAGGCTACAGCTGGCTGGGATCacattgctgcactccagcctggcgggcaaagcaagaccctgtctgggggaggggagggccacTGGTCATTTCTCATTAAACCACTAGGACCCCATGGCCGGGGAAGGAGGCAGCCCAGGAGCACTGCCTGAAGCAGAGGTGGGGGACACGGCAGTCCCAGGAGGCTGGAGGGACCCCTGAGGCTGGGTGGATGTGGCGGAGGATGGGAGGGGGCCCTGCCAACTCCAGGACAcaggccagcctgggcctcaCATGCCAGCCTTCCACCTGGGCTGCACTGCAGCCCAGCACTTTGCATCTAAGGCCAGTTCAGGAGACACCCTGGGCCAGGGGAGGCTGCAGGTGGGCAGTGAGGAGGGGTCACAGCAAAGCCCCCGACTCCTGCTCTGGCTCAGGGGCCTGAGCCTCACAGGTTGTCCCCTGAGCAAGGCCTGGTGAGGAGCCCAGCCCCACTCCAGAGACTGCGTCCAGCGCAAGGGCTCGCCTGCAGGGCTGGGCTCCCGACCCGTGCCCCAGCTGCGAGTGTGAGCACAGGACACCCTCTAATTCTCAGGAGCACAAACCTGGCCAGCTTGGCCTCTCCAGTTCTCCCTCCTCAACCTGCCCAGAACCGCCAGGGCTTCCACAGGACAGGGGATGTTTTAAAAGCACAGCTCTCCCTGTCAGTGATGAAGAGGAGCCCCCACCCAGCAGCCAGGCACTGCTTCTTCAGGGAAACTCCACATGGCCTCATCTGTCCAGAGGCCTCCCCTGTTGGGTGACACTGCCCCCCCAACCTGGGGCGAGATCCTGCCAAGATGTACACCAAGGCCTGGGCCAGGGCAGGCTCCAGCACCAGGGGCTTCTTTCTCCTGTGGCACCAGTGAGCCCCAGACAAGGAGGGGGGTCCCGTGGGCAGCTCCACAGCCATCAGGGAAGGCTGCTGGCTCTGCCCTCCCCACGGCCTTCTGCAGCCTCCTGGCTGGGCCTCTGCATGGTCAGCTTCCACAGGTGGCAGCTGGAGCGGCCCCACCTTGCCCTCAGAGGCCCCGCGGAGCCAGGAGCCCAGCCACCACCCAGGGTGACCCACAGGCCCTCCCCATGGGCCTCTGTGGCACTGTTCCCCTGTGCGGGGCCTCTGAGGGCAGCCCCCAGGTGGTGCACTGCCGCGGCCTATGTTTGGCCAGGACCCCACCAGCTGCAGCTTTGACTGAATGGCTGTGAGTGAACGAAACGTAAGAACCAGAGAGAATGTGTGCCAGGCTTCTGTGATAGCGGCAGCCCCTGTGTCGCGAGGATCCGCCCAGCAGAGGCCACTTCCAGCCATCCCAGCAGACTGCGCCTCACCCAGAGCATGTCCAGGGGGACACGGTTCCACCGGCCAGCCCAGCTCCACGGCCCCACCCTGGTCATGACCTTGACTCTCCAGATCTCTGCAGACCCTGCCATCCCCACTGGGGGCTGTCTTGGAGGGAGGTCACCCCTCCTGCCCCAGCAGCTCCCCGCTGCCTGCTCTGCCACCAGCTAGGGGTAGGCTCTGCAGGGTTCCTGCTCCCAGGATCCACACACTGTCCTCAGCTTTTGCCCATGGAGCACCCAAGAAGGGTGAGGCCTGGCCTGGGCTGAGCTCCCCCACTCCAGCCTCCTCTACACAGGGACCTTCTCCGCAGAATGGCACAGGCCGGGGAGGCCGACGCAGCAGTCTGTTGGCGGGGGGACGAGTGAGGGGGCACGGCTCCTTAGGGTGTGGGCCCCACCCCCGCCAGGCCATCCACCTCCACCAGATCCACATGCAACCTCCTCCTTGCCAGGATCCCCCCAGAATTGGCCACAGCTGGCATCACGCTAAGCCGGGGCCCCCTCCCTGCCAGACACCGGCACTGAGCCGGAGCAGGAGCCATCACAGGCAGCTGCAGAACCAACTGGAGGTCTTTGCTAGCAGGAGACACACATCTGCTGAGCCCTGAGATGGGCCTGGCAACCGAGATGAAAGACTTGGGACCGCGAAAAAGTCAATGCCATGAGCCCACACTGTGATCCTTCTGCAGCATGGGGGGTACCCTCTGTCTCTGCACCCAGACACTCAGCCAGAGCCAGCCCAGCCAACAGTGATCCTTCTGCAGCAGGGACGCCCTCTGTGTCTGTGCCCTGACTCAGTCAGAGCCAGCTTAGCCCAGGCCAGCGGCCACACCTGCCCAACCCGCGGGCATGGACCCCAGCCATATGCCATTGGACCTTTCCAACAAGACAGGGGCAGGGTGCCCCATGTGTGAACCAGAGTGTCCTGTGCCCAGCTTTGCCCTTGGGGGGATGGGCAAAGGGCAGAGATGTCAGGGAGGTCGCCAACAGGGCCTCTGGGAATCCAGACCAAGCCTCAGTGGCCCCCGCCTCACAGGGGCAGCGGGGTGGGGTGCCAAGGCCATCAGCCTGAGACAGGGTAGCCTGTGCTCCAGACTGGCACCTGTCTGCAGCATGCCCGGTATTTTTAGCACAGCCAGGCAGCTCTCCAGCTCTGGCCCACAAACCCCCACCCTCCCAGAGGCTGTCCCTCATGGAAGCCCACCAGAGTTGGGGCACAATTGGGCTGAACACGGGCAGGGCTTCCTCCCCAGCCTCACTTCTTGTGCCTGGAACCGGCCTCCCACTTGCTGAGGGTTGCCCCAACAAGGGAGAGGAGCCCGGACAGGGTAGCTGGCTGCGCCTGCCCACTCCACGCCTCTCCCCGGGCGCTGGGATGTGAGCACACAGGGGCCTATAGCCCTGGCACTTCCTCATGGCCTCCCCTGCAGGGCCCCCACCCCAAGGGTCTGGGGTCTGTCCCGCTGCCAAGGCAGTCCCTTCCGTCCAGCGTGGCACTGCCCCGGCGTGGCCGCCTCATCCGAGCGGGGTCTCCAGCCATGCCTGCCTCCCGCCGACCCTGCTGTGGCGCCAGTGTGCAGACACACCACACGCAGGCGGCTCCCAGGCTCAGGAGCTCAACATCCGGGACCCTCTGAAGGGGCCAGCAGCTTTTCAGGCTCTGCCGCCTTTCTCCTCAGCTCCTTCCTGCAGCCGCCTGCCTGTCTTCCTCACCACTGCCCAGGGCCAGCAGGCACCCAAGACCACCTGCCACCGGCCTCCCGGCCTCCGGCCCCAGGGCTCAGTACCTGCCTCGGAGGCCTCTCCAGGGGGTGTTTGTGGTGGGGGCAGGAGGCGAGAGTGAGACCCCCACAGGCAGGGAGGAGGAGCACCCCAGCCAGGACCCAGCACTTGTATCCCCCATCTGGGAGGTCTCTCCTCAAAGGGGGCAGAGTGGACCTGCTTAGGGGCCACCAGCGAGGGGCCTGCCCCATCCCCACTGTTCATGAGAGTTGGGGGCCGTGGGGTCGCACAAACAGCCTGGCCATCTCAGAGGGAAGCTTGTGGACAAAAGGCCTCATCCCCTGGGCTTCCCTGACCATCCTGTCCTCCTGAGGCCATGGGACAGgctctgggctggggctgggcactAGCTGCAGGCCCCATGCTCTGGGCAGGGGTGGGAGCAGGTGATGTGGGGCCAGCGCTCGGCACACCCGCTGCAGACCTCAGGTGAGGGCTTCCCGGAGGCGTGCGGGCGAGGAACGTCAGATTAGGGTAGGAGTGGGTGGGCAGTCCTGGAGACCAAGCCCTCTAGGACAGATATGCCCCCAAGGACCCCTCACTCCCTCTGCCTCCACCCGGGACCTGCCCAGCACCCATCACTTCCTGGAGAGCAGGAGGCCTCTGGGTTGCCCCCTCCTATGTTTCTGTTCTAAACCCACAAGGCTCCAGGTGCAGAGGAGGGGACCAATGAGCCCGATCACCCTGATCACCTGCCCACAGCGGGTGAGCTCTGGGCCAGAGGCTGCTATGGAAAGTGCAAATGTCCAAGGCTGGCCCTGCCCTCATGCCAACCTGGCCAAGGTTTCCCAGAAAGACAAACCAGAGACAGCCACAGCCACCGCCCAGCACTGGTGGCGGGGCTCCAGGGAGCAGACCAGAGCTGCGGCCACGCAGCCCCTGGTGTACATGGTTGTGGCCACTCCTGCTCCTCCTCTTGTAAACATACAGCACAGGCTTCCGCTTCAGGATGCTGCCTCACAATGGGTATCTTCATCTCAGTCAGAAATTTACCCAGAGAGTTACCAAATGTTTTTCCTTTGCTAGAAATGCTAGACTT
The genomic region above belongs to Piliocolobus tephrosceles isolate RC106 chromosome 1, ASM277652v3, whole genome shotgun sequence and contains:
- the MIB2 gene encoding E3 ubiquitin-protein ligase MIB2 isoform X4 — its product is MDPDPQAGVQVGMRVVRGVDWKWGQQDGGEGGVGTVVELGRHGSPSTPDRTVVVQWDQGTRTNYRAGYQGAHDLLLYDNAQIGARPPNIICDCCKKHGLRGMRWKCRVCLDYDLCTQCYMHNKHELAHAFDRYETAHSRPVTLSPRQGLLRIPLRGIFQGAKVVRGPDWEWGSQDGGEGKPGRVVDIRGWDVETGRSVASVTWADGTTNVYRVGHKGKVDLKCVGEAAGGFYYKDHLPRLGKPAELQRRVSADGQPFQHGDKVKCLLDTDVLREMQEGHGGWNPRMAEFIGQTGTVHRITDRGDVRVQFNHETRWTFHPGALTKHHSFWVGDVVRVIGDLDTVKRLQAGHGEWTDDMAPALGRVGKVVKVFGDGNLRVAVAGQRWTFSPSCLVAYRPEEDANLDMAERARENKSSLSVALDKLRAQKSDPEHPGRLVVEVALGNAARALDLLRRHPEQVDTKNQGRTALQVAAYLGQVELVRLLLQARAGMDLPDDEGNTALHYAALGNQPEVARVLLNAGCRADAINSTQSTALHVAVQRGFLEVVRALCEHGCDVNLPDAHSDTPLHSAISAGTGASGIVEVLTEVPNIDVTATNSQGFTLLHHASLKGHALAVRKILARARQLVDAKKEDGFTALHLAALNNHREVAQILIREGRCDVNVRNRKLQSPLHLAVQQAHVGLVPLLVDAGCSVNAEDEEGDTALHVALQRHQMLPLVADGAGGDPGPLQLMSRLQASGLPGSAELTVGAAVACFLALEGADVSYTNHRGRSPLDLAAEGRVLKALQGCAQRFRERQAGGGAAPGLRHALGTPNTVTNLHVGAAPGPEAAECLVCSELALLVLFSPCQHRTVCEECARRMKKCIRCQVAVSKKLRAGHAPHSQGSHPGPSPARGHGLLQTTPYP